In a single window of the Pyrococcus sp. NA2 genome:
- a CDS encoding threonine--tRNA ligase, with protein MRMLLIHSDYIEYEVKDKAIKNPEPISDEEKKGRMDEVLVAFISVEKVDEKNPDEVVDKAIEEIIKVAGQVKAENIFVYPFAHLSSELAKPSTAQEVLRKIYEGIKNRGYKVGKAPFGYYKAFKISCKGHPLAELSRTIVPEAAKEEEVPEALKKEEKELVSYWYILTPEGELIEVDKFDFTGYENLRKFANYEISKSRIAEKEPPHVKLMLEHELVDYEPGSDPGNLRYYPKGRLIKSLLEQYVTEKVIEYGAMEVETPVMYDFEHPALEKYLNRFPARQYIVLSGDKRYFLRFAACFGQFLISKDAVISYKHLPLRMYELTRYSFRREKRGELSGLRRLRAFTMPDMHTLAKDLEQAKEEFKKQFKLSMEVLEGVGLTPDDYEVAIRFTEDFWKENRDFIIELVKLIGKPVLIEMWKQRFFYFILKFEFNFVDNLDKAAALSTVQIDVENAERFGIKYYDENGEERYPLILHCSPSGAIERVMYAILEKQAKLMQQGKKPMLPVWLSPIQVRVIPVSNDFLDYALYVAGKLEGAKIRVDVDDEDERLNKKIRRAEKEWIPYIVVVGAKEKETGTIMVRRREDGKQYETRIEELIREIKEKTEGFPYKPRPLPLLLSKRPKFRG; from the coding sequence ATGAGGATGCTCCTTATCCATAGTGACTACATAGAATACGAGGTCAAAGACAAGGCCATAAAGAATCCTGAGCCAATTAGCGATGAAGAGAAGAAGGGAAGAATGGATGAGGTTCTAGTTGCATTCATAAGCGTTGAGAAGGTTGACGAGAAGAATCCAGATGAGGTCGTTGATAAAGCCATCGAGGAGATAATCAAGGTTGCTGGGCAGGTCAAGGCAGAGAACATATTCGTTTATCCATTTGCTCACCTAAGCAGTGAACTCGCAAAGCCCTCAACTGCCCAGGAAGTTCTAAGAAAGATATACGAGGGAATTAAGAACAGAGGATACAAAGTTGGAAAGGCTCCCTTTGGATACTATAAGGCGTTCAAGATAAGCTGCAAAGGTCACCCACTTGCAGAGCTAAGCAGAACAATAGTTCCAGAAGCGGCTAAAGAAGAGGAAGTGCCAGAAGCTTTAAAGAAGGAAGAAAAGGAACTTGTCAGCTACTGGTACATATTAACTCCGGAAGGAGAGTTGATAGAGGTTGACAAGTTCGACTTCACGGGCTACGAGAACCTGAGGAAGTTTGCGAACTATGAGATAAGCAAGAGTAGGATAGCCGAGAAGGAACCACCACACGTTAAGCTAATGCTCGAGCATGAATTAGTGGATTATGAACCAGGAAGCGATCCAGGAAACTTGAGGTACTATCCAAAGGGTAGGCTAATAAAGTCACTCCTCGAGCAGTACGTTACCGAGAAGGTCATAGAGTACGGTGCCATGGAAGTTGAAACCCCCGTCATGTATGACTTCGAGCATCCAGCCCTTGAGAAGTATCTAAATCGTTTCCCAGCTAGACAGTACATAGTTCTAAGTGGAGACAAGAGGTACTTCCTTAGGTTCGCAGCCTGCTTCGGTCAGTTCCTCATAAGCAAGGATGCCGTGATAAGCTATAAGCATTTGCCGCTTAGAATGTACGAGTTAACTAGATATTCTTTCAGGAGGGAGAAGAGAGGGGAACTATCCGGATTGAGGAGATTAAGGGCCTTCACGATGCCCGATATGCATACGCTAGCTAAGGATCTTGAGCAGGCTAAAGAGGAGTTCAAGAAGCAGTTCAAACTTAGCATGGAGGTTCTGGAAGGAGTTGGGCTAACCCCTGATGATTACGAAGTTGCAATAAGATTTACTGAGGACTTCTGGAAGGAGAACAGAGATTTCATAATTGAACTCGTTAAGCTGATTGGAAAGCCGGTTCTGATAGAGATGTGGAAGCAGAGGTTCTTCTACTTCATCTTGAAGTTCGAGTTCAACTTCGTTGATAACCTGGATAAGGCCGCAGCCTTGAGCACGGTACAAATTGACGTTGAAAACGCTGAGAGGTTTGGAATAAAGTATTACGATGAGAACGGTGAGGAAAGGTATCCCTTAATTCTTCACTGCTCCCCCAGCGGTGCAATCGAGAGGGTAATGTACGCGATCCTCGAAAAGCAGGCAAAGCTTATGCAACAGGGTAAGAAGCCAATGCTCCCAGTATGGCTAAGCCCAATTCAGGTGAGAGTTATTCCAGTTAGCAATGATTTCCTAGATTATGCACTCTACGTCGCTGGTAAGCTGGAAGGAGCTAAGATAAGGGTCGACGTTGACGATGAGGATGAGAGGTTGAACAAGAAGATAAGGAGAGCTGAGAAGGAATGGATACCTTACATAGTCGTAGTTGGGGCTAAGGAAAAGGAGACCGGCACTATAATGGTGAGGAGAAGAGAAGATGGAAAGCAGTATGAGACGAGGATTGAAGAGTTGATAAGGGAAATCAAAGAGAAAACAGAGGGCTTCCCCTACAAGCCAAGACCCCTACCATTGCTCCTTTCAAAGAGGCCAAAGTTCAGGGGATGA
- a CDS encoding MFS transporter, translating to MRKQTIVMLKSREKAKYSHKATKKGKWFYSFIPFKVFSGGMAPLIPTMIVNEGGSPGDIGLASGLGSLASMIGGVFWGRLSDRLKRRKIFLIAGILGSSFSALVMNIDTSITWIILMNVLYMFFLAATIPLPLALISREFRRYEVNGAIGKFNKLGGLGWVGGLILGLLLITLANPKIAILILGSMGIVSGILTIKVIREAPLHIKGARFSLPALFTFNPRKISLTKPSFKDEEVKIVFLSSFLFWLGSMAVMTQFPTLARDKGLDGETLYLVSISSSITSALTYQRVANSIIGTGLLNYASGLLLRGLGLGGILVTTLLPPGTFLVASIITYIILGYSWAIVSVSSSSIISSKTPESKRGKMFGSYNLVCSTGAIIGSFGGGYVTSNFGIQADIAFGLSAMIPAMYIASKKVKGGHPLNFGLFERSNGRGLGL from the coding sequence ATGAGGAAGCAGACTATAGTCATGCTTAAATCAAGGGAAAAGGCAAAATATTCCCATAAGGCCACAAAGAAGGGTAAGTGGTTTTATTCATTCATTCCATTCAAGGTATTTTCGGGTGGAATGGCCCCCTTGATACCAACGATGATCGTTAATGAAGGAGGAAGTCCTGGAGATATTGGACTTGCAAGTGGGTTAGGAAGCCTCGCCTCAATGATTGGAGGTGTATTCTGGGGCAGACTCAGCGATAGATTGAAGAGAAGGAAGATATTTTTAATCGCTGGAATACTTGGAAGTTCATTCTCGGCATTGGTTATGAACATTGACACCTCAATAACCTGGATCATTTTAATGAACGTCCTCTACATGTTCTTCTTGGCGGCAACAATACCCTTGCCTTTAGCTTTAATCTCCAGGGAGTTCAGGAGATATGAAGTCAATGGAGCAATTGGAAAATTCAACAAACTCGGAGGTTTGGGATGGGTCGGCGGTCTAATCCTTGGACTTCTCCTCATAACCCTAGCAAATCCGAAAATTGCAATCCTAATCCTGGGAAGTATGGGAATTGTATCTGGAATCCTAACGATAAAAGTAATTAGAGAGGCCCCTTTGCACATAAAAGGTGCTAGATTCTCACTTCCAGCACTCTTCACATTTAATCCACGGAAAATATCACTCACCAAACCCAGTTTCAAAGATGAAGAGGTCAAAATAGTCTTCCTATCTTCGTTTCTATTTTGGCTAGGCTCAATGGCAGTCATGACCCAATTCCCAACATTAGCCAGGGATAAGGGACTTGATGGCGAGACATTGTATTTGGTCAGCATCTCGAGCTCCATAACATCTGCCCTAACGTACCAGAGAGTTGCAAACTCGATAATAGGTACAGGTTTACTAAATTATGCATCGGGTTTACTGCTAAGAGGCCTCGGACTTGGAGGAATTTTAGTTACAACACTATTGCCTCCAGGGACATTCCTTGTAGCATCCATAATCACCTACATCATCCTCGGTTACAGCTGGGCCATAGTAAGCGTTTCCTCCTCTTCAATAATTTCATCTAAAACTCCTGAAAGCAAAAGAGGGAAAATGTTTGGCTCCTATAACCTAGTATGCTCCACTGGAGCTATAATTGGAAGTTTTGGAGGGGGATACGTAACATCGAACTTTGGCATACAGGCGGATATTGCCTTTGGCCTTAGCGCGATGATCCCAGCGATGTATATTGCATCAAAAAAGGTTAAGGGAGGTCATCCCCTGAACTTTGGCCTCTTTGAAAGGAGCAATGGTAGGGGTCTTGGCTTGTAG
- the mtnA gene encoding S-methyl-5-thioribose-1-phosphate isomerase gives MNVKYKPQDLTRLPRSVEYRDKAVYMINQRLLPREFKVEAFKTVEEVAEAIKNMTVRGAPAIGAAAAFGLALYAETSKAKTKEEFFEGLERAYETLKNTRPTAVNLFWALNRIKRLVEEHKEDPLEEIKKLIVKEARKIADEDVEANLRMGHYGAEVLPEGNILTHCNAGSLATVHLGTVGAVVRVMHKEGTLKLLWLDETRPVLQGARLSAWEYSYDGLNVKLIVDNAAAFVMQQGLVDAVIVGADRIVANGDFANKIGTYMLAVLAREHGIPFFAVAPLSSIDMNLKNGKEIPIEERSPEEVLTCGGCKIAPDVPVYNPAFDVTPHKYLTGIITDRGVVWPPFKRNLRKLFNDLAKP, from the coding sequence ATGAATGTAAAGTACAAGCCCCAAGATCTCACAAGACTTCCAAGGAGTGTAGAATACAGGGATAAGGCAGTATACATGATAAACCAGAGGTTATTACCCAGAGAATTCAAAGTTGAAGCTTTCAAAACTGTTGAAGAAGTCGCGGAAGCAATAAAGAATATGACAGTGAGAGGGGCACCAGCAATCGGTGCAGCAGCGGCATTCGGGTTGGCGCTTTATGCAGAGACGTCAAAAGCAAAGACCAAGGAAGAGTTCTTTGAAGGACTCGAAAGGGCCTATGAGACCTTAAAGAATACAAGACCCACAGCAGTTAATCTCTTCTGGGCCCTCAACAGGATTAAAAGACTTGTTGAGGAGCACAAAGAAGATCCACTAGAGGAAATAAAGAAGCTAATAGTCAAGGAGGCAAGAAAGATAGCGGATGAAGACGTCGAAGCTAATTTGAGAATGGGACACTATGGAGCTGAAGTTCTTCCAGAAGGTAATATTCTAACGCACTGTAATGCGGGTAGCTTAGCTACAGTCCATCTTGGAACAGTTGGAGCCGTCGTGAGAGTGATGCATAAAGAGGGAACGCTAAAACTTCTATGGCTAGACGAGACGAGACCCGTTCTCCAGGGAGCCAGACTATCAGCTTGGGAATATAGCTACGATGGCCTGAACGTTAAGTTGATAGTTGACAATGCAGCAGCATTCGTAATGCAACAGGGGTTGGTTGATGCGGTAATAGTTGGAGCAGATAGAATAGTTGCTAATGGTGACTTTGCAAATAAGATAGGAACGTACATGCTAGCGGTGTTAGCTAGGGAACATGGAATACCATTCTTTGCCGTTGCTCCGCTCTCAAGTATAGACATGAATCTGAAGAACGGAAAGGAGATACCCATTGAAGAGAGGTCTCCAGAGGAAGTTTTGACATGTGGGGGCTGCAAGATAGCTCCTGACGTTCCAGTTTATAACCCAGCATTCGATGTGACGCCTCATAAGTATTTAACTGGAATAATAACCGATAGAGGTGTCGTTTGGCCTCCATTTAAGAGGAACTTGAGAAAACTATTTAATGATCTTGCAAAACCTTAA
- a CDS encoding magnesium transporter — protein sequence MGLQIKLEDTTESGLIRNAFLVSFPALVVCILLDFFAGAFLGKFFNLIRTKYPIILVILPGLMGMRGNIFGAMASRFSTLLYLGEVEPKIMDRNVWKNVLMSILISLIPVMLLWFIGTIKVREVEVAIAVLLIIIVSTIYTSLLLGVATAFTTIIPYRKGLDPDAIAAPVITSIADLVTIPLLVAFILLYPYRSIFLGFTIGALLIVIALKLISKIEREDLRLFKELLTIIGGLAVLSSITGSILESYSELIEKVAIFSVMYPMVLDTTGNLSSIIGAKTSTRLHLEGIERIFNSRILKEITVYSILAFPLGLIGNVIGMSLTRAILKVKATIIPQFILLYPLFAFGVMWIAYFLAILAEKANLDPDNVTVPTITTLSDVFSTLFIVFMVHIV from the coding sequence ATGGGCCTCCAAATAAAGCTAGAAGATACAACGGAGTCTGGATTAATAAGAAATGCCTTCCTAGTTTCATTCCCAGCATTAGTTGTGTGTATATTGCTTGATTTCTTTGCAGGAGCATTTTTAGGCAAGTTTTTTAATTTGATAAGGACTAAGTACCCTATAATTTTGGTAATTTTACCGGGCCTTATGGGAATGAGGGGAAACATATTTGGTGCAATGGCATCACGCTTTTCGACCTTACTTTACCTCGGTGAAGTAGAGCCCAAGATTATGGATAGAAATGTTTGGAAGAATGTACTTATGAGCATCCTCATATCCCTAATTCCAGTCATGCTCCTATGGTTTATAGGCACGATAAAGGTTAGAGAAGTTGAGGTTGCGATCGCTGTCCTATTGATAATAATTGTTTCGACTATATATACAAGCCTGCTCCTTGGTGTTGCTACCGCATTTACAACGATAATCCCGTACAGAAAAGGATTAGATCCAGATGCAATTGCGGCTCCTGTGATAACGTCAATTGCCGATCTTGTTACAATTCCCTTGCTCGTTGCCTTTATACTCCTATACCCCTATAGATCCATATTCCTCGGATTTACGATAGGTGCTTTATTGATTGTTATCGCGTTAAAGCTAATTTCAAAAATTGAGAGAGAAGATTTAAGGCTATTCAAGGAGCTCCTTACAATAATTGGAGGATTGGCAGTTTTATCCAGCATCACGGGTTCCATCTTGGAGAGCTACAGTGAACTCATAGAGAAAGTCGCAATATTCAGCGTGATGTACCCAATGGTTCTCGATACAACGGGAAATCTTAGTTCCATAATTGGGGCTAAGACATCCACTAGACTCCACTTGGAGGGAATAGAGAGGATATTCAACTCAAGGATTCTCAAGGAGATCACTGTTTACTCTATCCTGGCATTTCCCCTTGGACTAATAGGCAACGTAATTGGGATGAGTCTCACAAGGGCAATACTGAAGGTTAAGGCAACTATAATCCCACAGTTTATCCTGCTGTACCCCTTATTTGCATTTGGGGTCATGTGGATAGCCTACTTCCTCGCAATACTTGCAGAAAAGGCAAATCTCGATCCGGACAATGTAACTGTTCCGACGATAACAACGCTCTCAGACGTGTTCTCAACACTGTTCATAGTTTTCATGGTTCATATAGTTTAA
- a CDS encoding KH domain-containing protein gives MKAPICEVCLKTDGILCPADEKKLEQGIITELDVKISRMLYKLLGDADIEFKKAVEAGDLVVLIVGEGDVPIVIGKGGKNIKFLTRELGKRVRVIEGREIKGTEDVKKLAIDLLYPAGVFGVNIVYKPDGGKYYKILVFGRDRNKLPEKAEVLESILSQITGVEAKIFFI, from the coding sequence ATGAAGGCCCCGATCTGTGAGGTTTGTTTAAAGACCGACGGAATTCTTTGTCCTGCTGATGAAAAGAAGCTTGAACAGGGAATTATAACTGAGTTGGATGTTAAAATCTCCAGGATGCTCTATAAGCTACTTGGGGACGCTGATATCGAATTTAAGAAGGCAGTGGAAGCCGGAGATCTTGTCGTTCTTATTGTGGGGGAAGGAGACGTCCCAATCGTAATAGGAAAGGGCGGTAAGAACATAAAGTTTCTCACAAGAGAACTCGGAAAAAGAGTTAGGGTCATAGAGGGAAGGGAAATCAAGGGGACTGAAGATGTTAAGAAGTTGGCAATAGATCTTCTCTATCCAGCTGGAGTCTTTGGAGTGAACATCGTCTACAAGCCTGATGGTGGAAAGTATTACAAGATACTTGTGTTCGGCAGGGACAGGAACAAATTGCCAGAGAAGGCTGAAGTCCTTGAGAGTATACTCAGTCAGATAACTGGCGTTGAAGCGAAGATATTCTTCATTTAA
- a CDS encoding type II toxin-antitoxin system VapC family toxin — translation MRLVLDSSVFIQGVEVEGYTTPRVIEEVRDRESRIFLESLISAGKVKVVEPSREAIKIIKDIAIKTGELEELSEADIEVLALAYELKAEIFTDDYNVQNIARILGLRFRTLKRGIKKVIKWQYICIGCGRKFREKPPEGICPDCGSPVKLIPRKRQRS, via the coding sequence TTGAGGCTCGTTCTAGATTCTTCAGTTTTTATTCAAGGTGTAGAGGTCGAAGGATACACAACCCCAAGGGTGATTGAGGAGGTTAGAGATAGGGAATCAAGAATCTTCCTGGAAAGTCTAATATCTGCAGGCAAGGTTAAGGTTGTTGAACCATCTAGGGAGGCCATTAAGATAATAAAAGATATTGCAATCAAAACTGGAGAGCTTGAAGAGTTAAGCGAGGCAGATATAGAAGTTCTTGCCCTTGCCTATGAGCTTAAAGCTGAAATATTCACTGATGATTACAATGTACAGAACATAGCTAGAATCCTGGGACTTAGATTCAGAACCCTTAAGAGAGGAATTAAAAAGGTCATAAAGTGGCAATACATTTGCATTGGTTGTGGAAGGAAATTCAGAGAGAAACCTCCTGAGGGAATATGCCCAGATTGTGGAAGTCCAGTTAAGTTAATACCAAGAAAGCGTCAGCGCTCATAG
- the serS gene encoding serine--tRNA ligase, protein MLDIKLIRENPDLVKNDLIKRGELEKVKWIDEILKLDAEWRAKLKEINKLRHERNKIAIEIGNKRKRGEPIDDLLAKSKEIVRRIETLEKEVEELRKRIDYYLWRLPNITHPTVPVGKDENDNVPIRFWGKAKVWKGHLERFLEQSQGKMEYEVLEWKPRLHVDLLEILGGADFARAAKVSGSRFYYLLNEIVILDLALIRFALDRLIEKGFTPVIPPYMVRRFVEEGSTTFEDFEDVIYKVEGEDLYLIPTAEHPLAGMHANEILDGKDLPLLYVGVSPCFRKEAGTAGKDTKGIFRVHQFHKVEQFVYSRPEESWEWHERIIRNAEELFQELEIPYRVVNICTGDLGYVAAKKYDIEAWMPGQGRFREVVSASNCTDWQARRLNIRFRDRTDEKPRYVHTLNSTAIATSRAIVAILENHQEEDGTVKIPKVLWKYTGFKEIVPVEKKKGRCCST, encoded by the coding sequence ATGCTGGACATAAAACTCATTCGTGAAAATCCGGATCTCGTAAAGAATGATCTCATAAAGAGAGGAGAGCTTGAGAAGGTAAAGTGGATAGATGAGATCCTTAAGTTGGATGCCGAGTGGAGAGCAAAATTGAAGGAAATAAATAAGCTAAGGCATGAGAGAAACAAGATAGCAATAGAGATAGGAAATAAGAGAAAAAGAGGAGAGCCAATTGATGATCTACTCGCGAAGAGCAAAGAGATCGTTAGAAGGATAGAGACCCTTGAAAAGGAGGTAGAAGAGCTAAGGAAGAGAATAGATTACTACCTATGGAGATTGCCAAACATAACCCACCCAACGGTTCCAGTGGGAAAGGATGAAAATGACAACGTTCCAATAAGATTTTGGGGAAAGGCCAAGGTGTGGAAAGGACATTTAGAGAGATTTCTTGAGCAGAGCCAAGGAAAAATGGAATACGAGGTTTTAGAGTGGAAGCCAAGGCTTCACGTTGACCTACTTGAGATCCTAGGTGGGGCAGATTTTGCTAGAGCCGCAAAAGTTAGCGGTTCAAGGTTCTACTATCTCCTCAATGAGATAGTAATATTAGACCTCGCTCTGATAAGATTCGCACTTGATAGGCTAATAGAGAAAGGATTCACCCCAGTAATTCCTCCATACATGGTAAGGAGATTCGTTGAGGAGGGATCAACTACATTTGAGGACTTTGAAGACGTGATATACAAAGTTGAAGGTGAAGACCTCTACCTAATTCCAACAGCGGAACACCCCTTAGCTGGAATGCACGCAAACGAGATACTGGATGGAAAGGATCTTCCCCTCCTCTACGTTGGAGTTAGCCCATGCTTCAGAAAGGAGGCCGGAACGGCTGGAAAGGATACTAAAGGAATATTCAGGGTTCACCAGTTCCACAAGGTTGAACAGTTTGTCTATTCTCGACCAGAGGAGAGTTGGGAATGGCATGAAAGGATCATAAGGAATGCTGAGGAGCTATTCCAGGAGCTTGAAATACCTTACAGGGTTGTCAATATATGTACGGGAGATCTTGGATACGTCGCTGCTAAGAAGTATGACATTGAAGCTTGGATGCCGGGACAGGGAAGGTTTAGAGAGGTAGTCTCGGCAAGCAATTGTACCGATTGGCAGGCAAGAAGGCTCAACATAAGGTTCAGGGACAGAACTGATGAAAAGCCAAGGTACGTGCACACTCTGAACTCAACGGCGATAGCAACGTCGAGGGCAATAGTCGCGATCCTCGAGAACCATCAGGAAGAAGATGGAACCGTGAAGATACCAAAGGTTCTATGGAAGTATACTGGATTCAAGGAAATCGTTCCTGTTGAGAAAAAGAAGGGTAGGTGTTGTTCAACTTGA
- the trm10 gene encoding tRNA (guanine(9)-/adenine(9)-N1)-methyltransferase, with product MKKPGDVLREILQEKGIEKVGTLSRKWPSGKDIYQELALLLLEGDGAIVELDEPTVEAWDLNGRKVEGSKFAYVRPCMLDKFKPVVTGKELEGRLPDYPYIIIDLMLWDRHIPKEKDKILLQTRETYAVMRRMMLPRKLVITWLNEEFERRSKLPLNKIVGYRGETSNFLREKGISRVILLDPHAKEVLSERDLKEKAFIIGGIVDMKGDKKGTTGLIGDKLEEEGIEVLRRKIVLRGDIVGVPNRINHIAEILLRMLYGEPMEKAILAVQAPTHARWRLRKEIPKRKIRYLIDGKLYLVVEKELFDELKEWLNIRWEDFVKVLRETGIVALERKRIHHLNKISIYRLDKSGGKRVILLKRAALLCYNC from the coding sequence ATGAAGAAGCCAGGAGACGTTTTAAGAGAGATACTACAGGAGAAGGGCATTGAGAAAGTTGGAACACTCTCAAGGAAGTGGCCCTCCGGTAAGGATATCTACCAAGAGCTGGCACTACTACTTTTGGAGGGAGACGGGGCCATAGTTGAACTTGACGAACCGACTGTTGAGGCCTGGGATCTAAATGGGAGAAAAGTTGAAGGCTCAAAGTTCGCTTACGTAAGGCCCTGCATGCTCGATAAGTTTAAACCCGTGGTGACAGGTAAAGAGTTAGAGGGTAGATTACCCGATTATCCCTACATAATAATTGACCTAATGCTGTGGGATAGGCACATTCCAAAGGAGAAAGACAAAATTCTGCTCCAGACAAGGGAAACATACGCTGTAATGAGGAGAATGATGCTACCAAGAAAGCTCGTTATAACATGGTTAAATGAAGAATTTGAACGTAGAAGCAAATTACCCCTCAATAAAATTGTCGGATATAGGGGGGAGACATCAAATTTCTTAAGAGAGAAAGGAATAAGCAGAGTTATCTTATTGGATCCTCACGCTAAAGAAGTTTTATCGGAGAGAGATCTCAAAGAAAAAGCCTTCATAATCGGTGGGATAGTAGACATGAAAGGAGACAAGAAGGGCACAACTGGATTGATAGGGGATAAATTGGAAGAAGAGGGAATAGAGGTTCTAAGAAGGAAGATAGTTCTCAGGGGAGACATAGTCGGAGTCCCAAATAGAATAAATCATATAGCAGAGATTCTCCTCAGAATGCTCTATGGTGAGCCGATGGAAAAGGCAATTCTTGCAGTTCAGGCACCCACTCACGCAAGGTGGAGGCTCAGAAAAGAAATTCCAAAGAGAAAAATAAGGTATCTCATAGATGGTAAACTGTACCTAGTGGTTGAAAAGGAGCTTTTTGATGAGCTAAAGGAGTGGTTGAACATAAGGTGGGAAGATTTTGTTAAGGTTCTCAGAGAGACTGGTATTGTTGCACTTGAGAGGAAAAGGATTCACCATCTGAACAAGATATCAATTTATAGGTTGGACAAAAGTGGTGGGAAGAGGGTGATATTACTTAAAAGGGCTGCATTGCTCTGCTATAATTGTTGA
- a CDS encoding secondary thiamine-phosphate synthase enzyme YjbQ, with amino-acid sequence MVVVSKELHFSTRGEIDLVDITREVEKFVEESGVKNGMITVFIPGATGAIVAIEHEEGLLEDFRRFLREIIPKDREYLHNRFDDNAHSHLRATLLGPSLTFPIIDGKLVRGTWQQIFFVELDTRPRRRRVILQIVGE; translated from the coding sequence ATGGTAGTCGTTAGCAAAGAGCTTCACTTTTCAACTAGGGGCGAGATAGATCTAGTTGACATAACCAGAGAAGTTGAGAAGTTCGTTGAGGAGAGTGGAGTTAAGAACGGAATGATAACAGTATTCATCCCCGGTGCAACAGGAGCAATAGTTGCCATAGAACATGAAGAAGGACTCCTCGAGGATTTTAGAAGATTTTTAAGGGAAATAATTCCAAAAGACAGGGAGTACCTTCACAATCGATTCGACGATAATGCACATTCGCACTTGAGGGCAACACTCCTAGGACCAAGCTTAACTTTCCCAATAATAGACGGAAAGCTTGTCAGAGGAACGTGGCAACAAATATTCTTTGTGGAACTTGACACAAGACCAAGGAGAAGGAGGGTCATTCTCCAGATAGTTGGAGAGTAA
- a CDS encoding thiamine-phosphate synthase family protein — protein MKTPTTFWAEVVLPAIRAKVARILNSQGFSQSKIARELGITQAMVSKYITRYAPPQVLKEIEEDIENLAISIAEMIKKGAKREEIVKILERSFLEFLTKDKFCEAYERYSGISRNVCREIIISSDRNVVIEELSRALDILLRDEKFAELIPEIRSNFAYSLPNPRDESEVAAIPGRITVIKGRPYAMPPEFGVSRHTARLLVKISRYNPKIRSVINIRFGEDVKRAIEMAKLKVRYLPQNLKSIEEVENEVSKVFMKEEVDVIVDPGRHGVEPCVYIFGSSPLEVIGKLKKIENYL, from the coding sequence GTGAAGACACCGACGACATTTTGGGCGGAGGTGGTTTTACCAGCGATAAGGGCAAAAGTTGCTAGAATATTGAACTCTCAGGGATTCTCACAGAGCAAGATAGCGAGAGAACTCGGGATAACGCAGGCAATGGTTAGTAAGTACATCACAAGATATGCTCCCCCACAGGTTCTAAAGGAAATTGAAGAGGACATTGAAAACCTTGCAATTTCAATAGCGGAGATGATAAAGAAAGGTGCAAAAAGAGAAGAAATAGTGAAGATTTTAGAAAGGAGCTTCCTAGAATTCCTAACAAAAGACAAATTCTGTGAAGCTTATGAAAGATACTCTGGAATATCAAGGAATGTCTGCAGAGAGATAATCATTAGCTCGGATAGGAACGTTGTCATAGAAGAGCTATCTAGGGCTCTTGATATCCTTCTCAGAGATGAAAAGTTTGCAGAGCTGATACCTGAAATAAGAAGCAATTTCGCTTATTCTTTACCAAATCCAAGAGACGAAAGTGAAGTAGCAGCAATTCCGGGGAGAATAACAGTAATAAAGGGAAGACCATATGCGATGCCACCTGAATTTGGAGTTAGTAGGCACACAGCTCGATTACTAGTAAAGATTTCAAGATACAATCCAAAGATAAGGAGTGTAATTAATATAAGATTCGGGGAGGACGTAAAGAGGGCTATAGAGATGGCAAAACTCAAAGTAAGGTATCTCCCTCAAAACCTCAAGTCAATAGAGGAAGTTGAGAATGAAGTATCTAAGGTATTTATGAAGGAGGAAGTTGATGTCATCGTAGATCCAGGAAGACATGGTGTTGAACCCTGTGTTTACATCTTTGGTAGCAGTCCTTTAGAGGTGATAGGAAAGTTAAAGAAAATAGAAAATTACCTGTAG